A stretch of Strix aluco isolate bStrAlu1 chromosome 16, bStrAlu1.hap1, whole genome shotgun sequence DNA encodes these proteins:
- the INCENP gene encoding inner centromere protein — protein sequence MAAAAGPAQLPVVCNRRLAEFLRQVDDTDLVWLREIREEAARVFSSHYGDEPQLMPKTPSQKNRQRRKRLCGPQEESLEPGRKRLSRRRNSSLKLVSSMRYSQRLQNKEKLEVSRAEAKEQSPPQRVTRSQAVTSAKSSEVVPETPLAQQEEGQVSLEEIDVSSCVSAELHLQKSTPGPAEQLSTTILLSSDGGSPRQSRVVKSPPGPAAAELMVPHTPEASDAGESEAAAELKAAKAANTTVILSEESRLEEGDDSAQVQEGLDKEPPQRIRDSPGTPKGLRLSRRSVRRSLMGKTSMTRRTSLAEKYSLASKRESMIRKSVTRAMAKRKAARKSSVSSSRVDASSSGEVPEEEETVVKIGPPPGSCTPSKLNPQSPRMSLRSRTISRNEQPEEPSNNESNSNKGETQEPPQSARRKPSYKRAVDERYDHQQAEDGGLSPPRRQTPSSVFPASKVVRPFKTFLHTVQKNQLLMTPSSVGRNGVIKSFIRYNTPLQSDPKEKERQKLETLRKKQEAEHLRKQKLEEEKKRRLEEAKLKREERLRKVLQARERAEQIEEERKRRIEQKIALFEKTEKVREERLAEEKIKKKAAAKKMEEAEARRRHEEEARKQKALQQEEEERRHKELMQKRKEEEQERARKIAEQRQAEQEREKQLAAERELERKKEQERIQAERLREQQEKAACPQKDALAAKEQLPKEMGKTDNSPACSSYQMTPQAPKVPKPALTNPNNYGLDLNSDDSTDDESQPRKPIPAWATGNLLSQAVTHQYYNPPNVDALFGVIASPKLEDIFYKSKPRYFKRTSSAVWNSPPFPGTRPALALPYTLKKY from the exons ATGGCGGCAGCGGCAGGACCGGCGCAGCTGCCGGTGGTGTGTAACCGGCGGCTGGCGGAGTTCCTGCGGCAAGTGGACGACACCGACCTGGTGTGGCTGAGGGAGATCCGCGAGGAGGCGGCCAGGGTGTTCAGCAG CCATTACGGCGATGAGCCGCAGCTGATGCCCAAGACGCCGTCGCAGAAGAACCGGCAGCGGAGGAAGCGGCTTTGCGGCCCGCAGGAGGAGAGCCTGGAGCCGGGCAGGAAGCG ATTATCTAGAAGGAGGAACAGCAGTCTCAAACTGGTAAGCTCTATGCGATACTCTCAACGactccaaaataaagaaaagctggaAGTAAGCAGGGCTGAGGCCAAAGAACAGTCTCCACCTCAACGCGTGACAAGGTCCCAAGCCGTAACGTCTGCTAAAAGCTCGGAGGTTGTTCCTGAGACCCCCTTGGCCCAGCAAGAAGAAGGGCAGGTTTCCTTAGAGGAAATTGATGTCAGCAGTTGTGTTAGCGCCGAGCTACATCTACAGAAGAGCACACCCGgacctgcagagcagctctccacCACCATCCTCCTGAGCTCTGATGGTGGCTCTCCCAGGCAGAGCAGGGTTGTCAAATCACCGCCTGGGcctgcagctgctgagctgatGGTTCCTCACACCCCTGAGGCAAGCGATGCAGGGGAAAGTGAGGCTGCAGCGGAGCTGAAGGCAGCAAAGGCAGCTAATACTACAGTCATTTTAAGTGAGGAATCtaggctggaggagggagatgaCTCTGCTCAGGTACAAGAGGGGTTGGACAAGGAGCCACCCCAGCGCATAAGGGACAGCCCAGGGACTCCAAAAGGCTTGAGGCTGAGCCGGCGTTCGGTGCGCAGAAGCCTGATGGGCAAAACTTCCATGACTCGCAGAACCTCCTTGGCAGAGAAATACTCACTGGCCAGCAAGAGGGAAAGTATGATCCGGAAATCTGTCACCAGGGCAATGGCCAAGAGGAAGGCAGCTCGGAAGTCATCCGTGTCCTCCAGTCGTGTGGATG cctccagctctggagaggtgccagaggaagaagaaacagttgTCAAAATTGG gcctCCTCCTGGATCTTGTACCCCCTCCAAGTTG AATCCCCAAAGCCCGCGAATGTCACTTCGCTCTCGAACCATCAGCAGAAACGAACAGCCAGAGGAGCCAAGCAACAATG aaagcaacTCAAATAAGGGGGAGACCCAGGAGCCGCCCCAGAGTGCCAG GAGAAAGCCAAGTTACAAGAGAGCTGTGGACGAACGCTATGACCATCAGCAAGCAGAAGATGGAGGGCTTTCTCCTCCGAGAAGACAGACCCCATCCTCCGTCTTTCCAGCCAGCAAA GTTGTACGTCCTTTCAAAACGTTTTTGCACACTGTGCAGAAGAACCAGCTCCTCATGACGCCGAGCTCTGTGGGGAGAAACGGAGTGATAAAATCTTTTATCCGGTACAACACTCCTCTCCAATCGGATCCCAAG gaaaaggagagacagaaGCTAGAGACtctgaggaaaaagcaagaaGCCGAACActtgagaaaacaaaaactggaggaagaaaagaaacgGCGATTAGAAGAGGCAAAGCT GAAGCGTGAGGAGCGTCTGCGCAAAGTGTTGCAAGCTCGGGAGCGGGCAgagcagatagaggaagagaggaaaaggcgcaTTGAGCAGAAGATAGCTCTGTTTGAGAAGACCGAGAAG GTGCGGGAAGAAAGGCTGGCAGAAGAGAAGATCAAAAAGAAAGCAGCTGCcaagaaaatggaagaagcagAGGCCCGGCGCAGGCacgaagaagaggccagaaaacaaaaagcactgcagcag gaggaggaggaacgtCGGCACAAAGAGCTAatgcagaagaggaaggaagaggagcaggaacgTGCCAGGAAGATTGCGGAGCAGagacaggcagagcaggagagagagaagcagctggctgcagagagagagctggagaggaagaaggaacagGAGAGAATCCAGGCAGAAAG GCTCCGCGAGCAGCAGGAGAAGGCCGCTTGCCCACAGAAGGACGCGCTGGCTGCTAAAGAACAGCTCCCCAAGGAGATGGGGAAGACAGAC AACTCGCCTGCCTGCAGCTCATACCAGATGACTCCCCAGGCCCCAAAAGTTCCCAAGCCCGCCCTGACAAATCCAAACAACTACGGGCTGGATCTGAACAGCGATGACTCTACGGATGACGAAAGCCAGCCTCGCAAGCCTATCCCTGCCTGGGCCACCG GGAATCTGCTTAGCCAAGCTGTAACCCACCAGTACTACAACCCTCCCAACGTTGACGCGCTCTTCGGGGTGATCGCAAGCCCCAAGCTGGAGGACATCTTTTACAAGAGCAAGCCGCGCTACTTCAAGCGCACGAGCTCTGCGGTGTGGAACTCGCCGCCCTTCCCTGGCACCAGGCCGGCGCTCGCTCTGCCCTACACCCTCAAGAAGTACTGA
- the LOC141930667 gene encoding inner centromere protein A-like: protein MISGREGRLRLAMAEASGPVRLLEVCGQRLSRFLHDAEHKHLVWLREVEEQGRRMLDRWLVHFAPLFLTQHSSFDFGAEPELMPKTPSQRRRPKKRRSSCLNDENKEPNRRRLSRRRSSSKPASSKPSFQRRRSKDQPRDPSCLGEGVSVADAAARPRASVTAQRPAEAQVPMVQGGCQDCPWGAKDGSDAAGEWLPAGDAAAELHGVSSVTGIHDGQTAGEEAPKRGASTSTPKAARKGDPAMLQGDRPPQGLEKVLFQDSDSKITTATSKMRHCSGRRSFVGGPHKSHRASLAEKYSLASKRESMIRRSISRAVSKKAAARESSSASSRASCQSSLEVFVEEDVTSSMRPGLELNPPSEKTPEDVLISSRSVQAASPPAQHLPPPEQQSGNKAGSCVNPNGETRDETQEQRRCAKPQEHPSRVWTRNYKQAMGVTWNGQQPGSRALSPLDDKHKNSANRTPPSSSPARTVVRPLKNFLQAVQRNQLLASPGPTGRVIKNFIKRNTSTRPDLKGDFVEKERQRLESLRKKQEAEEQRKKKVEEEKRRRQAEMKQKREERLRKALQARERVEQMEEEKKKRMEQRILQNDEKVRTSQGREEKVAEERSKKKLSKKHGEADVQKQKGPRLEKDEFEPQEPLQRRREDGVKEKGKVLEPKNLLEQQQVEEVKERDHKQRGKEKAPQPQLESVLCAEKSVKEEESPKELHQLPGQETRAKQPESIAVTSKPWLKVVKEEDGLQEPQQRLGEEKKMKQLKAWTAASGTWLSRTVKKSISTPYLGLPKAAEGSRSPEVDRNNYGMDLNSDDSTDDENEPRKPVPAWADGAQLNEAIVHQYYHPVNIDQIFGLIPSPKLEDIFGKSKPRYFKRTSSAVWHSPPGTKPACGTSCSFKS, encoded by the exons ATGATTTCTGGGCGGGAGGGGCGGCTGCGCCT GGCCATGGCGGAGGCCAGTGGTCCCGTGCGGCTGCTGGAGGTCTGCGGGCAGAGGCTCTCCCGGTTCCTCCACGATGCCGAGCACAAGCACTTGGTCTGGCTGCGGGAGgtggaggagcagggcaggaggatgCTGGATAG GTGGCTGGTGCACTTCGCTCCCTTGTTTCTCACCCAGCACTCGTCCTT CGACTTTGGGGCTGAACCTGAATTAATGCCCAAAACGCCATCACAGAGGAGACGTCCCAAGAAAAGGCGGTCCTCCTGCCTGAATGATGAAAATAAGGAGCCAAACAGGAGGAG gTTGTccagaagaagaagcagcagcaagccagCATCTTCCAAGCCAAGTTTCCAAAGACGCCGCAGCAAAGACCAGCCccgggatcccagctgcctgggggAAGGGGTGTCCGTGGCTGATGCTGCAGCAAGGCCTCGGGCCAGTGTCACAGCCCAGCGGCCGGCGGAAGCACAAGTTCCCATGGTGCAGGGGGGCTGTCAGGACTGCCCTTGGGGAGCCAAGGATGGCAGCGATGCGGCAGGGGAGTGGTTGCCAGCAGGGgatgcagctgctgagctgcacGGGGTGTCTTCTGTCACTGGGATCCACGATGGCCAGACAGCAGGGGAGGAGGCCCCCAAAAGAGGAGCAAGTACCTCCACTCCCAAGGCTGCTAGAAAAGGGGATCCTGCCATGCTCCAAGGAGATCGGCCTCCTCAAGGCCTCGAAAAGGTGCTTTTCCAGGACTCTGACAGCAAAATCACTACAGCGACATCCAAAATGCGCCATTGCTCTGGACGCCGAAGCTTTGTGGGCGGCCCCCACAAGAGCCATCGGGCCTCCTTGGCAGAAAAATACTCGCTGGCCAGCAAAAGAGAGAGCATGATCCGGAGGTCGATCAGCAGGGCTGTGTCAAAGAAGGCAGCGGCGCGAGAATCGTCATCTGCCTCCAGCAGAGCGAGCT GTCAGAGCTCCTTGGAGGTTTTTGTGGAAGAAGATGTGACCAGCAGCATGAG ACCTGGACTGGAACTGAACCCCCCAAGTGAAAAG ACTCCGGAAGATGTCCTCATTTCAAGCAGAAGCGTACAAGCTGCCAGCCCTCCTGCACAGCACTTGCCTCCTCCTGAGCAGCAGTCAGGGAACAAGG CAGGAAGCTGTGTCAATCCGAATGGCGAGACCCGGGATGAGACCCAGGAGCAACGCCGCTGTGCCAAGCCCCAGGAGCATCCCTCGCGCGTCTG GACGAGAAACTATAAACAAGCGATGGGTGTCACCTGGAATGGGCAGCAGCCAGGGAGCCGTGCCCTCTCCCCTTTGGATGACAAGCACAAGAATTCTGCAAACCGGactccaccttcctcctctccagctAGGACG GTTGTTAGACCACTGAAAAACTTCCTGCAGGCTGTGCAGAGAAACCAGCTGCTGGCGAGCCCGGGGCCCACAGGACGTGTCATAAAGAACTTCATCAAGCGCAATACTTCCACCCGACCTGATCTGAAG GGAGACTTTGTT GAGAAGGAGCGGCAGAGGCTGGAAAGCCTCAGGAAGAAGCAGGAGGCTGaggaacagaggaagaagaaagtggaggaggaaaagagacggcGGCAGGCAGAAATGAAGCA gaagagggaagagcGTCTGAGGAAGGCCCTGCAGGCTCGGGAGCGGGTGGAACAaatggaagaggagaagaaaaaacgGATGGAGCAGAGGATTTTACAGAACGACGAGAAG GTGCGCACCTCTCAAGGGCGGGAGGAGAAGGTGGCGGAGGAGCGGAGCAAGAAAAAGCTGTCGAAGAAGCACGGGGAAGCTGATGTGCAGAAGCAGAAAGGGCCAAGGCTG gaaaaagatGAATTTGAGCCGCAAGAGCCGCtgcagagaaggagagaggatggagtgaaagaaaaaggaaaagtcttGGAACCGAAAAATCTTTTAGAGCAGCAACAGGTGGAAGAAGTGAAGGAGAG ggaTCACAAACAGCGAGGGAAGGAGAAGGCCCCCCAGCCACAGCTGGAGTCAGTACTGTGTGCTGAGAAAAGCGTAAAG gAGGAAGAGAGCCCAAAagagctgcaccagctgcctgggcaggagACAAGAGCCAAGCAACCAGAATCCATTGCTGTGACTTCTAAGCCCTGGCTCAAAGTGGTAAAG GAGGAAGACGGTCTGCAGGAGCCCCAGCAGCGgctgggagaggagaagaaaatgaagcagctaAAAGCATGGACGGCTGCCTCTGGCACATGGCTGAGCAGAACGGTGAAG AAATCCATCTCCACACCCTACCTGGGGCTCCCGAAGGCTGCGGAGGGGTCCAGGTCCCCAGAGGTGGACAGAAATAACTACGGGATGGATCTGAACAGTGATGACTCCACAGACGATGAGAATGAACCTCGCaagcctgtccctgcctgggcGGATG GAGCTCAGCTTAACGAAGCCATTGTACACCAGTACTATCACCCGGTAAACATTGACCAGATCTTTGGGCTAATTCCAAGCCCTAAACTGGAGGATATTTTTGGCAAGAGCAAACCTCGATACTTCAAGCGCACGAGCTCGGCAGTTTGGCATTCCCCGCCTGGGACCAAACCTGCCTGTGGCACATCTTGCAGCTTCAAAAGCTGA